One window of the Nicotiana tabacum cultivar K326 chromosome 4, ASM71507v2, whole genome shotgun sequence genome contains the following:
- the LOC107803645 gene encoding pre-mRNA-processing protein 40A isoform X7: MSLQFQPMLPPQQAQPYVSGPSQQFQPLGHTNVAMPPQPSQIQFPQPMQQVAGRPVVGGHIMPQGPPTPHDFQRNRPVTPVQAPLQPNLPMSNNHMPGAGGPSLPLSSSYNVNADSSSSHYQMQIHDHSFPSGGQPWMSTSNHNVNSVTNMQKTGELAAHLAVPEAVYGVDSVETALSDWIEHASRKGKKYYYNRRTRISSWEKPLELMTDMERADASTDWREFTSPQGKKYYYNKVTRKSKWKMPDEVKLARQGMKVDLVKGLGKERDSISHASDFGSISGVKTSSPSANGSLVSAQGAMSSPIAVAPVSNLPTIVASESSSLSGNISSLTIGAVEMQNSLEPASPAVATSEKNGTAVTLENSVATPVTSSEFPSAQDSIVYEDGVSLENTEEVKKDATISETGSVTPSEEKTVEPGPLVYESKAEAKSAFKILLESANIGSDWTWDQAMRAIINDRRYGALKSLGERKQAFNEYLSHKKKLEAEERRVKQKKAREDFRIMLEECKELAPSTRWSKAISIFEHDERFKAVERAKDREDLFEDYMEKLEKKERARALEEQKRNRVEYLEFLKSCDFIKASSQWRKVQDRLEDDERCSCLEKIDRLEIFQEYIRDLEREEEEHRKLRMDELRKAERKNRDEFRKLMEEHLAAGILNAKTNWRDYCIKVKDLPAYQAVSSNTSGPTAKDLFQDVFDELEKQYLDDKSRIRDAVRMAEIGLTSTWTLEDFKVAIAKDISSPPISDTNLKFVFEELLERAREREEKEAKRRKRLADEFYELLHTSKEITASSKWEDCKSIFGDRIMGEESFLLEIFDKFSSELKEKAKEKERKRQEDKARKEKERKDREKKKEKHRRDKDRGDKSRKERERTKKDGTDSDKADTYSFEEIKRLGSDRDKKHRKRHMSSFDDNENEKDHSRNSYRHDNDHKKSKQVDQHVWSSEVNSEGQHKKQKRDHRSGSHRDGDSEDHKDGEFGEDGEVR, from the exons ATGTCGCTGCAG TTCCAGCCTATGCTTCCACCCCAGCAGGCACAACCATATGTTTCCGGGCCATCTCAACAGTTTCAGCCACTTGGACATACAAATGTTGCAATGCCTCCTCAACCTTCACAAATCCAATTTCCTCAACCAATGCAACAGGTTGCTGGTAGACCTGTAGTAGGAGGACATATCATGCCTCAAGGACCACCTACTCCCCATGATTTTCAGCGAAATAGGCCTGTCACTCCTGTTCAAGCACCACTTCAGCCAAATCTTCCAATGTCAAATAACCACATGCCTGGTGCAGGTGGCCCAAGTTTGCCATTATCTTCTTCATATAAT GTAAATGCAGATTCTTCCAGCTCCCATTATCAGATGCAGATACATGATCATAGTTTTCCGTCAGGGGGACAACCCTGGATGTCAACAAGTAATCATAATGTGAACTCTGTGACAAATATGCAGAAGACTGGGGAACTAGCAGCCCACTTGGCTGTTCCA GAAGCTGTTTACGGGGTTGACTCTGTTGAGACTGCTCTGTCAGATTGGATTGAGCATGCTTCTCGAAAGGGGAAGAA ATATTATTATAATCGAAGGACAAGAATCTCTAGCTGGGAGAAACCTCTAGAGCTGATGACAGATATGGAG AGGGCGGATGCATCAACTGACTGGAGAGAATTTACAAGTCCTCAGGGAAAAAA GTATTACTACAACAAGGTTACTAGAAAGTCAAAATGGAAAATGCCTGATGAAGTCAAG TTGGCTCGTCAGGGTATGAAAGTGGATTTAGTCAAGGGATTGGGAAAAGAAAGGGACAGTATTTCACACGCTTCTGATTTTGGATCCATTTCTGGTGTGAAAACATCATCCCCCAGTGCAAATGGTTCACTAGTCTCAGCACAAGGAGCTATGTCAAGCCCAATTGCTGTGGCACCAGTTTCTAACTTACCAACTATTGTGGCTTCAGAATCATCAAGTTTATCTGGTAATATTTCTTCCCTGACGATTGGTGCAGTCGAAATGCAGAATTCTTTGGAACCTGCCTCGCCAGCTGTTGCTACTTCAGAGAAAAATGGAACAGCAGTAACCTTGGAAAATTCTGTTGCAACACCAGT GACTAGTTCTGAGTTTCCTTCAGCTCAGGACTCAATAGTGTATGAAGATGGAGTTTCTCTGGAAAATACGGAG GAAGTTAAGAAAGATGCTACGATATCTGAAACAGGCAGTGTTACTCCATCAGAAGAGAAAACAGTTGAGCCGGGACCATTAGTTTATGAGAGCAAAGCG GAGGCAAAGAGTGCATTCAAAATTCTTCTAGAGTCTGCAAATATTGGGTCTGACTGGACGTGGGATCAG GCAATGAGAGCAATAATCAATGACCGGAGATATGGTGCTCTAAAATCTCTTGGTGAGCGGAAGCAAGCTTTTAATGAG TATCTGAGCCATAAGAAAAAACTGGAAGCTGAAGAGAGACGTGTTAAACAGAAGAAAGCTCGGGAAGATTTCAGGATAATGTTAGAA GAGTGCAAGGAGCTGGCACCATCTACAAGATGGAG TAAGGCAATCTCCATATTCGAACATGATGAACGTTTTAAAGCTGTTGAACGAGCAAAAGATCGTGAGGACCTTTTTGAAGATTATATGGAGAAACTTGAGAAAAAG GAGCGTGCAAGGGCATTGGAGGAGCAGAAGCGCAACAGAGTGGagtatttagaatttttaaaatcCTGTGACTTTATTAAG GCCAGCAGCCAGTGGCGGAAAGTTCAGGACcgcttagaagatgatgaaagatGCTCTTGCCTTGAGAAAATTGACCGTTTGGAGATTTTCCAG GAATATATACGTGATTTAGAGAGGGAAGAGGAGGAGCACAGGAAACTGCGGATG GATGAATTGAGGAAAGCAGAACGTAAAAATCGTGATGAGTTCCGAAAACTGATGGAAGAGCATCTTGCTGCGGGAATACTTAATGCAAAAACTAACTGGCGTGATTATTGCATCAAG GTCAAAGATTTACCTGCATATCAGGCTGTCTCATCAAATACCTCAGGGCCAACAGCAAAAGACTTATTTCAAGATGTTTTTGATGAGCTGGAGAAACAG TATCTTGATGACAAGTCACGCATTAGAGATGCAGTTAGGATGGCTGAG ATAGGACTGACATCAACCTGGACGcttgaagattttaaggttgcaATTGCAAAGGATATTAGCTCTCCACCGATATCAGATACCAACTTAAAG TTTGTCTTTGAAGAGTTACTGGAAAGGGCCagggagagagaagaaaaagaagctaAAAGACGTAAACGTCTAGCAGATGAATTCTATGAACTTCTGCATACATCAAAG GAAATTACTGCATCATCAAAATGGGAGGACTGCAAATCCATCTTCGGAGATAG AATAATGGGCGAAGAGAGCTTTCttctggaaatatttgacaaatTCAGTAGTGAActaaaagaaaaggcaaaagagAAGGAGCGGAAGCGGCAAGAGGATAAG GcaagaaaagagaaggaaaggaaagatagagaaaagaagaaggaaaagcaTAGAAGGGATAAAGACAGAGGGGATAAAAGCAGGAAAGAGAGGGAAAGAACCAAGAAAGATGGCACAGACAGCGACAAGGCTGATACATACAGTTTCGAGGAGATCAAAAGATTAGGAAGTGACAGAGATAAGAAACACCGCAAGCGGCATATGAGTTCCTTTGatgacaatgaaaatgagaaAGATCATTCAAGAAATTCTTACAGACATGATAATGATCATAAGAAGTCAAAACAG GTGGACCAGCACGTGTGGAGTTCTGAAGTTAATTCCGAGGGCCAGCATAAGAAACAAAAGCGAGATCATAGGAGTGGTTCTCATAGGGATGGTGACAGTGAGGATCATAAAGATGGGGAATTTGGTGAGGATGGAGAAGTTCGGTAG
- the LOC107803645 gene encoding pre-mRNA-processing protein 40A isoform X6, with amino-acid sequence MSLQFQPMLPPQQAQPYVSGPSQQFQPLGHTNVAMPPQPSQIQFPQPMQQVAGRPVVGGHIMPQGPPTPHDFQRNRPVTPVQAPLQPNLPMSNNHMPGAGGPSLPLSSSYNQVNADSSSSHYQMQIHDHSFPSGGQPWMSTSNHNVNSVTNMQKTGELAAHLAVPEAVYGVDSVETALSDWIEHASRKGKKYYYNRRTRISSWEKPLELMTDMERADASTDWREFTSPQGKKYYYNKVTRKSKWKMPDEVKLARQGMKVDLVKGLGKERDSISHASDFGSISGVKTSSPSANGSLVSAQGAMSSPIAVAPVSNLPTIVASESSSLSGNISSLTIGAVEMQNSLEPASPAVATSEKNGTAVTLENSVATPVTSSEFPSAQDSIVYEDGVSLENTEEVKKDATISETGSVTPSEEKTVEPGPLVYESKAEAKSAFKILLESANIGSDWTWDQAMRAIINDRRYGALKSLGERKQAFNEYLSHKKKLEAEERRVKQKKAREDFRIMLEECKELAPSTRWSKAISIFEHDERFKAVERAKDREDLFEDYMEKLEKKERARALEEQKRNRVEYLEFLKSCDFIKASSQWRKVQDRLEDDERCSCLEKIDRLEIFQEYIRDLEREEEEHRKLRMDELRKAERKNRDEFRKLMEEHLAAGILNAKTNWRDYCIKVKDLPAYQAVSSNTSGPTAKDLFQDVFDELEKQYLDDKSRIRDAVRMAEIGLTSTWTLEDFKVAIAKDISSPPISDTNLKFVFEELLERAREREEKEAKRRKRLADEFYELLHTSKEITASSKWEDCKSIFGDRIMGEESFLLEIFDKFSSELKEKAKEKERKRQEDKARKEKERKDREKKKEKHRRDKDRGDKSRKERERTKKDGTDSDKADTYSFEEIKRLGSDRDKKHRKRHMSSFDDNENEKDHSRNSYRHDNDHKKSKQVDQHVWSSEVNSEGQHKKQKRDHRSGSHRDGDSEDHKDGEFGEDGEVR; translated from the exons ATGTCGCTGCAG TTCCAGCCTATGCTTCCACCCCAGCAGGCACAACCATATGTTTCCGGGCCATCTCAACAGTTTCAGCCACTTGGACATACAAATGTTGCAATGCCTCCTCAACCTTCACAAATCCAATTTCCTCAACCAATGCAACAGGTTGCTGGTAGACCTGTAGTAGGAGGACATATCATGCCTCAAGGACCACCTACTCCCCATGATTTTCAGCGAAATAGGCCTGTCACTCCTGTTCAAGCACCACTTCAGCCAAATCTTCCAATGTCAAATAACCACATGCCTGGTGCAGGTGGCCCAAGTTTGCCATTATCTTCTTCATATAAT CAGGTAAATGCAGATTCTTCCAGCTCCCATTATCAGATGCAGATACATGATCATAGTTTTCCGTCAGGGGGACAACCCTGGATGTCAACAAGTAATCATAATGTGAACTCTGTGACAAATATGCAGAAGACTGGGGAACTAGCAGCCCACTTGGCTGTTCCA GAAGCTGTTTACGGGGTTGACTCTGTTGAGACTGCTCTGTCAGATTGGATTGAGCATGCTTCTCGAAAGGGGAAGAA ATATTATTATAATCGAAGGACAAGAATCTCTAGCTGGGAGAAACCTCTAGAGCTGATGACAGATATGGAG AGGGCGGATGCATCAACTGACTGGAGAGAATTTACAAGTCCTCAGGGAAAAAA GTATTACTACAACAAGGTTACTAGAAAGTCAAAATGGAAAATGCCTGATGAAGTCAAG TTGGCTCGTCAGGGTATGAAAGTGGATTTAGTCAAGGGATTGGGAAAAGAAAGGGACAGTATTTCACACGCTTCTGATTTTGGATCCATTTCTGGTGTGAAAACATCATCCCCCAGTGCAAATGGTTCACTAGTCTCAGCACAAGGAGCTATGTCAAGCCCAATTGCTGTGGCACCAGTTTCTAACTTACCAACTATTGTGGCTTCAGAATCATCAAGTTTATCTGGTAATATTTCTTCCCTGACGATTGGTGCAGTCGAAATGCAGAATTCTTTGGAACCTGCCTCGCCAGCTGTTGCTACTTCAGAGAAAAATGGAACAGCAGTAACCTTGGAAAATTCTGTTGCAACACCAGT GACTAGTTCTGAGTTTCCTTCAGCTCAGGACTCAATAGTGTATGAAGATGGAGTTTCTCTGGAAAATACGGAG GAAGTTAAGAAAGATGCTACGATATCTGAAACAGGCAGTGTTACTCCATCAGAAGAGAAAACAGTTGAGCCGGGACCATTAGTTTATGAGAGCAAAGCG GAGGCAAAGAGTGCATTCAAAATTCTTCTAGAGTCTGCAAATATTGGGTCTGACTGGACGTGGGATCAG GCAATGAGAGCAATAATCAATGACCGGAGATATGGTGCTCTAAAATCTCTTGGTGAGCGGAAGCAAGCTTTTAATGAG TATCTGAGCCATAAGAAAAAACTGGAAGCTGAAGAGAGACGTGTTAAACAGAAGAAAGCTCGGGAAGATTTCAGGATAATGTTAGAA GAGTGCAAGGAGCTGGCACCATCTACAAGATGGAG TAAGGCAATCTCCATATTCGAACATGATGAACGTTTTAAAGCTGTTGAACGAGCAAAAGATCGTGAGGACCTTTTTGAAGATTATATGGAGAAACTTGAGAAAAAG GAGCGTGCAAGGGCATTGGAGGAGCAGAAGCGCAACAGAGTGGagtatttagaatttttaaaatcCTGTGACTTTATTAAG GCCAGCAGCCAGTGGCGGAAAGTTCAGGACcgcttagaagatgatgaaagatGCTCTTGCCTTGAGAAAATTGACCGTTTGGAGATTTTCCAG GAATATATACGTGATTTAGAGAGGGAAGAGGAGGAGCACAGGAAACTGCGGATG GATGAATTGAGGAAAGCAGAACGTAAAAATCGTGATGAGTTCCGAAAACTGATGGAAGAGCATCTTGCTGCGGGAATACTTAATGCAAAAACTAACTGGCGTGATTATTGCATCAAG GTCAAAGATTTACCTGCATATCAGGCTGTCTCATCAAATACCTCAGGGCCAACAGCAAAAGACTTATTTCAAGATGTTTTTGATGAGCTGGAGAAACAG TATCTTGATGACAAGTCACGCATTAGAGATGCAGTTAGGATGGCTGAG ATAGGACTGACATCAACCTGGACGcttgaagattttaaggttgcaATTGCAAAGGATATTAGCTCTCCACCGATATCAGATACCAACTTAAAG TTTGTCTTTGAAGAGTTACTGGAAAGGGCCagggagagagaagaaaaagaagctaAAAGACGTAAACGTCTAGCAGATGAATTCTATGAACTTCTGCATACATCAAAG GAAATTACTGCATCATCAAAATGGGAGGACTGCAAATCCATCTTCGGAGATAG AATAATGGGCGAAGAGAGCTTTCttctggaaatatttgacaaatTCAGTAGTGAActaaaagaaaaggcaaaagagAAGGAGCGGAAGCGGCAAGAGGATAAG GcaagaaaagagaaggaaaggaaagatagagaaaagaagaaggaaaagcaTAGAAGGGATAAAGACAGAGGGGATAAAAGCAGGAAAGAGAGGGAAAGAACCAAGAAAGATGGCACAGACAGCGACAAGGCTGATACATACAGTTTCGAGGAGATCAAAAGATTAGGAAGTGACAGAGATAAGAAACACCGCAAGCGGCATATGAGTTCCTTTGatgacaatgaaaatgagaaAGATCATTCAAGAAATTCTTACAGACATGATAATGATCATAAGAAGTCAAAACAG GTGGACCAGCACGTGTGGAGTTCTGAAGTTAATTCCGAGGGCCAGCATAAGAAACAAAAGCGAGATCATAGGAGTGGTTCTCATAGGGATGGTGACAGTGAGGATCATAAAGATGGGGAATTTGGTGAGGATGGAGAAGTTCGGTAG
- the LOC107803645 gene encoding pre-mRNA-processing protein 40A isoform X8, protein MQILPAPIIRCRYMIIVFRQGDNPGCQQEAVYGVDSVETALSDWIEHASRKGKKYYYNRRTRISSWEKPLELMTDMERADASTDWREFTSPQGKKYYYNKVTRKSKWKMPDEVKLARQGMKVDLVKGLGKERDSISHASDFGSISGVKTSSPSANGSLVSAQGAMSSPIAVAPVSNLPTIVASESSSLSGNISSLTIGAVEMQNSLEPASPAVATSEKNGTAVTLENSVATPVTSSEFPSAQDSIVYEDGVSLENTEEVKKDATISETGSVTPSEEKTVEPGPLVYESKAEAKSAFKILLESANIGSDWTWDQAMRAIINDRRYGALKSLGERKQAFNEYLSHKKKLEAEERRVKQKKAREDFRIMLEECKELAPSTRWSKAISIFEHDERFKAVERAKDREDLFEDYMEKLEKKERARALEEQKRNRVEYLEFLKSCDFIKASSQWRKVQDRLEDDERCSCLEKIDRLEIFQEYIRDLEREEEEHRKLRMDELRKAERKNRDEFRKLMEEHLAAGILNAKTNWRDYCIKVKDLPAYQAVSSNTSGPTAKDLFQDVFDELEKQYLDDKSRIRDAVRMAEIGLTSTWTLEDFKVAIAKDISSPPISDTNLKFVFEELLERAREREEKEAKRRKRLADEFYELLHTSKEITASSKWEDCKSIFGDRIMGEESFLLEIFDKFSSELKEKAKEKERKRQEDKARKEKERKDREKKKEKHRRDKDRGDKSRKERERTKKDGTDSDKADTYSFEEIKRLGSDRDKKHRKRHMSSFDDNENEKDHSRNSYRHDNDHKKSKQVDQHVWSSEVNSEGQHKKQKRDHRSGSHRDGDSEDHKDGEFGEDGEVR, encoded by the exons ATGCAGATTCTTCCAGCTCCCATTATCAGATGCAGATACATGATCATAGTTTTCCGTCAGGGGGACAACCCTGGATGTCAACAA GAAGCTGTTTACGGGGTTGACTCTGTTGAGACTGCTCTGTCAGATTGGATTGAGCATGCTTCTCGAAAGGGGAAGAA ATATTATTATAATCGAAGGACAAGAATCTCTAGCTGGGAGAAACCTCTAGAGCTGATGACAGATATGGAG AGGGCGGATGCATCAACTGACTGGAGAGAATTTACAAGTCCTCAGGGAAAAAA GTATTACTACAACAAGGTTACTAGAAAGTCAAAATGGAAAATGCCTGATGAAGTCAAG TTGGCTCGTCAGGGTATGAAAGTGGATTTAGTCAAGGGATTGGGAAAAGAAAGGGACAGTATTTCACACGCTTCTGATTTTGGATCCATTTCTGGTGTGAAAACATCATCCCCCAGTGCAAATGGTTCACTAGTCTCAGCACAAGGAGCTATGTCAAGCCCAATTGCTGTGGCACCAGTTTCTAACTTACCAACTATTGTGGCTTCAGAATCATCAAGTTTATCTGGTAATATTTCTTCCCTGACGATTGGTGCAGTCGAAATGCAGAATTCTTTGGAACCTGCCTCGCCAGCTGTTGCTACTTCAGAGAAAAATGGAACAGCAGTAACCTTGGAAAATTCTGTTGCAACACCAGT GACTAGTTCTGAGTTTCCTTCAGCTCAGGACTCAATAGTGTATGAAGATGGAGTTTCTCTGGAAAATACGGAG GAAGTTAAGAAAGATGCTACGATATCTGAAACAGGCAGTGTTACTCCATCAGAAGAGAAAACAGTTGAGCCGGGACCATTAGTTTATGAGAGCAAAGCG GAGGCAAAGAGTGCATTCAAAATTCTTCTAGAGTCTGCAAATATTGGGTCTGACTGGACGTGGGATCAG GCAATGAGAGCAATAATCAATGACCGGAGATATGGTGCTCTAAAATCTCTTGGTGAGCGGAAGCAAGCTTTTAATGAG TATCTGAGCCATAAGAAAAAACTGGAAGCTGAAGAGAGACGTGTTAAACAGAAGAAAGCTCGGGAAGATTTCAGGATAATGTTAGAA GAGTGCAAGGAGCTGGCACCATCTACAAGATGGAG TAAGGCAATCTCCATATTCGAACATGATGAACGTTTTAAAGCTGTTGAACGAGCAAAAGATCGTGAGGACCTTTTTGAAGATTATATGGAGAAACTTGAGAAAAAG GAGCGTGCAAGGGCATTGGAGGAGCAGAAGCGCAACAGAGTGGagtatttagaatttttaaaatcCTGTGACTTTATTAAG GCCAGCAGCCAGTGGCGGAAAGTTCAGGACcgcttagaagatgatgaaagatGCTCTTGCCTTGAGAAAATTGACCGTTTGGAGATTTTCCAG GAATATATACGTGATTTAGAGAGGGAAGAGGAGGAGCACAGGAAACTGCGGATG GATGAATTGAGGAAAGCAGAACGTAAAAATCGTGATGAGTTCCGAAAACTGATGGAAGAGCATCTTGCTGCGGGAATACTTAATGCAAAAACTAACTGGCGTGATTATTGCATCAAG GTCAAAGATTTACCTGCATATCAGGCTGTCTCATCAAATACCTCAGGGCCAACAGCAAAAGACTTATTTCAAGATGTTTTTGATGAGCTGGAGAAACAG TATCTTGATGACAAGTCACGCATTAGAGATGCAGTTAGGATGGCTGAG ATAGGACTGACATCAACCTGGACGcttgaagattttaaggttgcaATTGCAAAGGATATTAGCTCTCCACCGATATCAGATACCAACTTAAAG TTTGTCTTTGAAGAGTTACTGGAAAGGGCCagggagagagaagaaaaagaagctaAAAGACGTAAACGTCTAGCAGATGAATTCTATGAACTTCTGCATACATCAAAG GAAATTACTGCATCATCAAAATGGGAGGACTGCAAATCCATCTTCGGAGATAG AATAATGGGCGAAGAGAGCTTTCttctggaaatatttgacaaatTCAGTAGTGAActaaaagaaaaggcaaaagagAAGGAGCGGAAGCGGCAAGAGGATAAG GcaagaaaagagaaggaaaggaaagatagagaaaagaagaaggaaaagcaTAGAAGGGATAAAGACAGAGGGGATAAAAGCAGGAAAGAGAGGGAAAGAACCAAGAAAGATGGCACAGACAGCGACAAGGCTGATACATACAGTTTCGAGGAGATCAAAAGATTAGGAAGTGACAGAGATAAGAAACACCGCAAGCGGCATATGAGTTCCTTTGatgacaatgaaaatgagaaAGATCATTCAAGAAATTCTTACAGACATGATAATGATCATAAGAAGTCAAAACAG GTGGACCAGCACGTGTGGAGTTCTGAAGTTAATTCCGAGGGCCAGCATAAGAAACAAAAGCGAGATCATAGGAGTGGTTCTCATAGGGATGGTGACAGTGAGGATCATAAAGATGGGGAATTTGGTGAGGATGGAGAAGTTCGGTAG